In Bacillus sp. Cs-700, one genomic interval encodes:
- a CDS encoding MBL fold metallo-hydrolase, with product MKLPKRIADDLSLIDLYDLSLEQRTGCYVLHEEELTIIETSASPSISHLISGLENLHIDLNEVRHIIVTHIHLDHAGGAGLLLKKCPNARIFVHSKGARHLENPTRLIEGAKAVYGKRFKELFEPILPIPEDRIVIMKDYEKMKIGMNRTLTFIDTPGHAKHHFSIHDSKTNGIFVGDTVGVYYPQLDTELYLPSTSPNQFNPDDMLASADKIKSFHPSYIYFGHYGQSNNPDEVLRQLTAWLSVFLRITEEVTSQDQKNDDRSEHLFKALLSNVQGALFNQGVPLDHPVYQYIKMDLHVSALGLLDYADRKKVGTT from the coding sequence ATGAAGCTTCCTAAACGTATAGCAGATGATTTATCTCTTATCGATCTGTACGACCTGTCTCTCGAACAGCGGACAGGTTGTTATGTCCTGCATGAAGAAGAACTAACCATTATTGAAACAAGTGCAAGTCCTTCGATTTCACACCTCATTAGCGGGTTAGAAAATTTACATATCGACCTGAATGAAGTGCGTCATATCATTGTGACACACATTCATCTTGATCACGCCGGTGGAGCAGGCCTGCTGCTAAAGAAATGTCCGAATGCGCGTATTTTTGTTCATTCAAAAGGAGCACGACATTTGGAAAACCCAACTCGCTTAATTGAGGGAGCTAAAGCCGTTTATGGCAAAAGGTTTAAAGAATTGTTTGAACCGATTCTGCCAATACCAGAAGATCGCATAGTCATTATGAAGGATTACGAGAAAATGAAGATTGGAATGAATCGTACGTTAACATTCATTGATACACCAGGCCATGCAAAACATCATTTTTCCATACATGATTCTAAGACAAACGGCATATTTGTAGGGGACACTGTAGGCGTTTACTATCCACAACTTGATACAGAACTTTATTTACCCTCAACCTCACCAAACCAATTTAATCCAGATGATATGCTTGCATCTGCTGATAAAATCAAGTCTTTTCATCCTAGTTATATTTACTTTGGCCACTATGGTCAATCTAACAATCCAGATGAAGTCCTTCGGCAACTAACAGCGTGGCTATCTGTGTTTTTGAGAATAACAGAAGAAGTAACAAGTCAAGATCAGAAGAATGATGACCGATCAGAACACCTTTTCAAAGCGCTTCTAAGTAATGTCCAAGGCGCTTTATTCAATCAAGGCGTGCCTCTTGATCATCCCGTTTATCAATACATCAAGATGGACTTACACGTGTCGGCACTTGGCCTATTGGATTACGCTGATCGAAAAAAAGTAGGAACCACTTAA
- the kynA gene encoding tryptophan 2,3-dioxygenase — MTYGEYLSLDKILAGQNRLSDHHDEMLFIVIHQVSELWMKLILHELRGAIEAIEKDELSTAFKMLARVSKTQTQIIQAWDVLSTLTPSEYMQFRDSLGQASGFQSYQYRMIEFALGYKTPHVLRIYEKDKELHEELKDAYQEPGIYDVAIKALSRAGLPIDKDVLDRDVTETYRKNNSVMQAWLTVYRDVETYWDLYELAEKLVDIEDWLQQWRFRHMKTVERIIGFKQGTGGSSGVGYLKKVLDHRFFPELWAIRTEL; from the coding sequence ATGACATACGGAGAATACTTAAGCCTTGATAAGATACTTGCGGGGCAAAATAGGTTATCCGACCATCATGATGAAATGCTTTTTATCGTTATTCACCAGGTAAGCGAATTATGGATGAAATTAATCTTGCATGAACTAAGAGGCGCAATTGAAGCAATCGAAAAAGATGAATTATCAACTGCTTTTAAAATGCTTGCGCGTGTTTCGAAAACTCAGACCCAAATCATTCAGGCTTGGGACGTTCTCTCAACGTTAACCCCTTCGGAATACATGCAGTTCCGCGATTCGCTCGGACAGGCTTCTGGTTTTCAGTCTTATCAATACCGTATGATCGAGTTTGCATTAGGCTATAAAACACCTCACGTGTTAAGAATTTATGAGAAAGATAAAGAGCTTCATGAAGAACTAAAAGACGCATATCAAGAACCCGGTATTTATGATGTAGCGATTAAAGCTTTATCGAGGGCGGGTTTACCTATTGATAAGGACGTTCTTGATCGCGATGTGACCGAAACATACAGAAAGAATAACTCTGTGATGCAGGCATGGTTGACCGTATATCGAGATGTAGAAACGTATTGGGACCTATATGAACTAGCTGAGAAGCTTGTTGATATTGAAGATTGGCTCCAACAATGGCGTTTCCGTCATATGAAAACAGTTGAAAGGATCATCGGGTTTAAACAGGGGACTGGAGGCTCATCCGGCGTTGGATATTTAAAGAAAGTTCTGGATCATCGCTTTTTCCCTGAACTTTGGGCTATTAGAACAGAGCTTTAG
- a CDS encoding aminoglycoside phosphotransferase family protein: protein MKTNWERHQAIIHLPDEAITSIVKSYHPKASITSTRYLSEGLSHTNLKVDIANEKPIVIRVARNTESLYREKEIHDILPTRVRRPDFLHLTKWNGYNIGLLEWKEGALLRDQLTISSAREIREMGKSIGEQLACIRKKRFTTYGFLDPNLVVREDFRLTPQSFITTIQSFFNHHASKWLPEHLPEKIIEFAKENAPLLKEDQSGAGLVHGDFNGLNILMTNTEVNAILDWEFALSGSIYFDIGNLLRYQFNRIESFEQGLYEGLKNEGISLPKQWKKLAKLADLIALCSLLDRVMCGENRVKDITRLIKQTIHSE, encoded by the coding sequence ATGAAAACAAATTGGGAAAGACACCAAGCGATCATTCATCTTCCAGATGAAGCCATTACATCAATAGTAAAAAGCTATCATCCGAAAGCGAGCATTACATCAACGAGGTACCTTTCTGAGGGCTTAAGTCACACAAATTTGAAAGTTGACATTGCAAATGAAAAGCCAATCGTCATAAGAGTAGCAAGAAATACTGAGAGTCTATACCGTGAAAAAGAAATTCATGACATTCTTCCTACTCGTGTCCGAAGACCCGATTTTCTCCACTTGACTAAATGGAATGGGTATAACATTGGGCTATTAGAATGGAAGGAAGGCGCGTTACTGCGGGATCAGCTGACGATTTCTTCAGCACGTGAAATAAGAGAAATGGGGAAATCGATAGGGGAGCAGCTTGCCTGTATTCGCAAAAAGCGTTTTACTACATATGGATTTCTAGATCCGAACCTTGTCGTCAGGGAAGATTTCCGGTTAACTCCACAGTCATTCATTACGACAATCCAATCGTTTTTCAACCATCATGCTTCTAAATGGTTACCGGAACATTTGCCTGAGAAAATCATCGAATTTGCAAAGGAAAATGCGCCTTTACTCAAAGAAGATCAGAGTGGAGCCGGACTTGTTCACGGTGATTTTAATGGATTGAACATCTTAATGACAAATACGGAAGTGAATGCCATTCTGGATTGGGAATTTGCATTATCAGGGAGTATTTATTTTGACATAGGGAACTTGCTTCGGTACCAATTCAATCGTATTGAATCATTTGAACAAGGTTTATATGAGGGATTAAAGAATGAAGGAATTTCCCTACCGAAGCAATGGAAAAAGCTCGCGAAGCTTGCTGATCTTATAGCGCTTTGTAGCTTGCTTGACAGAGTTATGTGTGGAGAAAATCGAGTGAAAGATATTACGCGCCTTATCAAACAAACGATTCACTCAGAATAG
- a CDS encoding ATP-dependent DNA helicase gives MTQSLPFEITKEDSFYEKLGDYVGDVFYDILPEHGYELRDEQIFMAFQIEQAFKNKSVVFAEAGVGTGKTFVYLLYAICYARYTRKPAIISCADETLIEQLVKEGGDIEKLEKALGLTVDVRLAKAREQYVCVKKLDYLSHRTDDEDILSVHDEIPEFVYEPAASMKSFHRYGDRKEYPWVPNDKWEKIAWDPLQQCSTCDWRHRCGQTLNREYYRHASDLIICSHDFYMEHIWTKESRKREGQLPLLPEASTVVFDEGHLLEFSAQKGLTYRFHSETLSSILTGYMDQDVREESLTLVEEILELHDNWFAHLSDSAITVEGSVRKDVPRTETMIEIAKAIAEKVDALLEQLVFDSELHVMEDYHVKIMEEYLEFFAYGLRTLLQDGEGIHWLEETETQTSLVIMPRLVEDILRKEVFSQKIPFVFSSATLSQAGDFSYTASSLGIQKYASFSVNSPFDYEAQMKMNGTVSQSEKEKWEEMGRALNHNKGHSLLLFSSLEEMNRFRNWADQETWNFTIIYEGDREISETVKAFQREHSAVLCSYHLWEGLDVPGESLTQVLISSLPFPPNDPVFQAKRSHSENPVNEVDLPYMLLRLRQGIGRLIRSSADHGTVRIWMTEKQVTTYEKQVQEVLPLPINWN, from the coding sequence ATGACTCAATCACTACCTTTTGAAATTACAAAGGAAGATTCTTTTTACGAGAAGCTTGGAGACTATGTTGGCGATGTATTTTATGACATTTTACCTGAACATGGTTACGAGCTTCGTGATGAACAGATCTTCATGGCTTTTCAAATTGAACAAGCCTTTAAGAATAAGAGCGTTGTTTTTGCAGAAGCAGGCGTAGGAACAGGAAAAACGTTTGTTTATTTGCTATATGCGATTTGCTATGCACGTTATACACGTAAACCCGCCATAATTTCCTGTGCGGATGAAACGCTTATTGAGCAACTCGTAAAAGAAGGCGGAGACATTGAGAAGCTTGAGAAAGCTCTTGGGTTAACCGTAGATGTTCGCCTCGCTAAAGCAAGAGAACAGTATGTTTGTGTAAAAAAACTAGATTACCTTTCACACCGAACAGATGATGAGGATATTCTGAGCGTTCACGATGAAATTCCAGAGTTTGTCTATGAACCTGCTGCGTCGATGAAATCATTCCATCGATATGGCGATCGCAAAGAATACCCATGGGTACCAAATGATAAGTGGGAAAAGATTGCATGGGATCCATTACAGCAGTGTTCCACTTGTGATTGGCGCCATCGATGTGGCCAAACATTAAATCGTGAATATTATCGACATGCAAGTGATTTAATCATTTGTTCTCATGATTTTTACATGGAACATATTTGGACGAAAGAATCTCGTAAGCGTGAAGGACAACTTCCATTGCTTCCTGAAGCAAGTACAGTTGTTTTTGATGAGGGACACCTCCTTGAATTCTCAGCACAAAAAGGATTAACTTATCGCTTTCACTCTGAAACCCTCTCAAGTATTCTAACTGGATACATGGACCAGGATGTACGGGAAGAATCCCTCACACTTGTAGAAGAGATTCTTGAGCTTCATGATAATTGGTTTGCTCATCTCAGTGACTCAGCAATAACCGTAGAAGGTTCCGTTCGTAAGGATGTACCTCGTACAGAAACGATGATTGAAATCGCAAAAGCCATTGCTGAAAAGGTTGATGCGTTATTGGAACAGCTTGTTTTTGATTCTGAGCTTCATGTGATGGAAGATTATCACGTCAAGATCATGGAAGAATATCTCGAATTTTTCGCTTATGGATTAAGAACGTTACTTCAGGATGGAGAAGGTATTCACTGGCTTGAGGAAACAGAGACACAAACGTCGCTTGTGATTATGCCAAGACTTGTAGAAGACATTTTAAGAAAAGAAGTATTTTCACAAAAAATTCCTTTTGTCTTTTCATCTGCAACATTATCCCAGGCAGGGGATTTTTCTTATACAGCAAGTAGTCTTGGTATTCAAAAATACGCTTCATTTTCTGTGAATTCTCCATTTGATTATGAGGCACAAATGAAAATGAACGGAACGGTTTCTCAATCTGAGAAAGAGAAATGGGAAGAAATGGGCCGTGCACTCAACCATAACAAAGGCCATTCTTTATTGCTATTTTCATCTCTTGAAGAAATGAACCGATTCCGAAACTGGGCCGATCAAGAAACCTGGAATTTCACAATTATTTATGAAGGCGATCGTGAAATCAGTGAAACAGTAAAAGCTTTTCAGCGAGAACATTCTGCCGTTCTATGCTCGTATCATCTGTGGGAAGGACTTGATGTACCTGGTGAATCGCTTACACAGGTGCTTATTTCATCCTTACCATTTCCACCAAACGACCCGGTATTTCAGGCGAAGCGAAGTCACTCAGAAAATCCAGTAAACGAAGTGGATCTTCCTTATATGTTGCTTCGATTACGACAAGGAATTGGTCGTTTAATCAGGAGCAGTGCGGATCATGGTACTGTCCGGATTTGGATGACAGAGAAGCAAGTCACCACATACGAAAAACAAGTTCAAGAAGTGTTGCCTTTACCAATTAACTGGAACTAA
- a CDS encoding histidine phosphatase family protein, producing MRIGFIRHGSTLWNKQKRAQGSSDIHLDEQGRRDAAKLGESLLNDEWDMIVSSDLSRAKETAEIIGRILHIDVKTDPRLREAGGGQIEGTTEQERIEKWGEKWRELDLGIEKEALVVARAHEALNDLHHQHPGHNILIVSHGSFLRHFFKSTLPELNHEKHIVNTSLTVLRRKEDEWLNELYHSTSHLD from the coding sequence ATGAGGATAGGTTTTATTCGCCACGGGAGTACATTATGGAATAAACAAAAACGGGCTCAAGGTAGCTCGGATATTCACCTTGATGAACAAGGTCGCCGTGATGCAGCTAAGCTAGGGGAGTCACTCTTAAATGATGAGTGGGATATGATCGTTTCAAGTGATTTATCACGTGCAAAAGAAACAGCTGAAATTATCGGGCGGATTCTTCATATTGATGTTAAAACGGATCCTAGGCTGCGTGAAGCTGGCGGAGGACAAATTGAAGGCACAACGGAGCAAGAGCGAATAGAGAAATGGGGAGAGAAATGGCGTGAGTTAGATCTCGGTATTGAAAAAGAAGCACTTGTTGTGGCAAGAGCGCATGAAGCATTAAATGACTTACACCATCAACATCCAGGTCATAACATTCTTATCGTAAGTCATGGATCATTTCTTCGACATTTCTTTAAAAGTACACTACCTGAACTAAATCATGAAAAGCATATTGTCAATACATCTTTAACGGTTTTAAGAAGAAAAGAAGATGAGTGGTTAAATGAACTTTATCACTCAACAAGTCACCTTGATTAA
- a CDS encoding LLM class flavin-dependent oxidoreductase has translation MKLSILDQSPIFYGETEGDALQSSKELAVLAERLGYTRYWVTEHHDLEHVACPAPEVLLSYIGAHTEEIRLGAGAILLPHYQPYKVAEVFHTLATLFPGRIDLGLGRAPGGSAEATTALSPRFLEEVRKMPQKVEELLRFLNHDFPKDHMFHNVQAKPVPNLRPEPWLLGTGKKSALLAAENNMSYAFGYFMSDHDGRELLNTYRTHFVGERPYTILAVSVICCETTARADELAHWTQVVNEARTKGEKALISAEEAKRVSLPKYKTKLISGTFEAVKQKLMTLKEEYEPDELMITTITPNREERLTSYQLLGEAIQKE, from the coding sequence ATGAAACTAAGTATACTTGACCAATCACCCATTTTTTATGGAGAAACGGAAGGGGATGCTCTTCAATCTTCAAAAGAATTAGCTGTTCTTGCAGAACGTCTTGGTTATACTCGATACTGGGTCACTGAACATCACGATTTAGAACATGTAGCATGTCCTGCACCTGAAGTGCTCTTAAGCTATATTGGCGCACACACAGAGGAAATCCGTCTAGGTGCTGGTGCGATTCTACTTCCGCACTATCAACCGTATAAAGTCGCTGAAGTATTCCATACGCTTGCGACGCTATTTCCAGGTCGTATTGATCTTGGTCTAGGAAGAGCACCAGGTGGATCTGCCGAGGCAACAACGGCTCTATCCCCAAGATTCCTCGAAGAAGTTAGGAAGATGCCACAAAAAGTGGAAGAATTACTTCGCTTTCTTAATCATGATTTTCCGAAAGACCATATGTTTCATAACGTTCAAGCAAAACCTGTTCCGAACCTAAGGCCTGAACCGTGGTTACTTGGAACAGGGAAGAAAAGCGCATTACTTGCTGCCGAGAATAACATGTCCTATGCATTTGGTTATTTTATGAGTGACCATGATGGAAGGGAACTTCTCAACACGTATCGAACCCATTTTGTTGGCGAAAGACCTTATACGATTTTAGCGGTTTCCGTTATATGTTGTGAAACCACCGCACGAGCAGATGAACTTGCCCATTGGACACAAGTTGTTAATGAAGCTCGTACAAAAGGGGAAAAAGCTCTCATCTCCGCTGAAGAGGCGAAACGTGTTTCCCTTCCTAAATATAAAACAAAGCTCATTAGCGGAACATTTGAGGCTGTCAAGCAGAAGTTAATGACTCTGAAAGAAGAATATGAACCAGATGAACTTATGATTACGACGATCACGCCTAATCGTGAGGAAAGGTTGACTTCTTATCAGCTTCTAGGTGAAGCCATACAGAAAGAATAG
- the ilvA gene encoding threonine ammonia-lyase IlvA, producing MSKTISKVQVEDIIIANQVLKEVVVHTPLQRNEILSDRYNCNVYLKREDLQNVRSFKIRGAYNLIQSLTMEEKENGIVCASAGNHAQGVAFSCKTLGIQGHIFMPATTPRQKISQVELFGGSYVEVILTGDTFDDSFHTAKEFCNKQDKTFIHPFDDYRTIAGQGTVGLEIMNDIDEVDYVMLSIGGGGLASGVGSYIKSISPNTKIVGIEPEGAAGMKRSIEHDSVVPLDFIDKFVDGAAVKQVGKLTLDICKHLLDDVVLVPEGKICTTILELYNQNAIVAEPAGALSIASLDFYKDQIKGKNVVCVISGGNNDINRMQEIQERSLIYEGLKHYFIVHFPQRAGALKEFMADVLGPTDDITRFEYTKKNNRDRGPVLAGIELKHKEDYEPLIERLNRKGFSYIEINKDQDLFNLLI from the coding sequence ATGAGTAAAACAATCAGCAAAGTCCAGGTGGAAGATATCATTATCGCAAACCAAGTTTTAAAAGAAGTCGTTGTTCATACACCGCTACAGCGGAATGAAATACTCTCCGATCGCTATAACTGCAACGTTTATTTGAAAAGGGAAGATTTGCAAAACGTTCGTTCTTTTAAAATTAGAGGGGCATATAACCTTATTCAAAGCTTAACAATGGAAGAAAAGGAAAACGGGATCGTATGCGCTAGTGCGGGAAACCATGCTCAAGGTGTCGCTTTCTCATGTAAAACGCTCGGCATTCAAGGTCACATCTTTATGCCGGCTACCACACCAAGACAAAAAATTTCACAAGTTGAATTATTTGGAGGCTCCTACGTTGAAGTGATTTTAACAGGAGATACGTTTGATGATTCCTTCCATACAGCTAAAGAGTTTTGTAACAAACAAGACAAAACATTTATTCATCCATTTGATGATTACCGAACGATTGCAGGTCAAGGAACTGTTGGCCTAGAAATTATGAATGACATTGATGAAGTTGACTACGTGATGCTCAGCATTGGCGGAGGTGGACTTGCTTCTGGTGTCGGATCGTATATTAAAAGCATTAGCCCAAATACGAAAATTGTTGGAATTGAACCCGAAGGCGCTGCGGGAATGAAACGTTCGATTGAACACGACAGCGTCGTACCCCTTGACTTTATTGATAAATTTGTAGATGGGGCTGCTGTGAAGCAAGTTGGCAAACTGACTCTGGACATTTGCAAGCATCTTCTTGATGATGTTGTTCTAGTGCCAGAAGGGAAAATTTGCACAACTATTTTGGAACTATACAATCAGAATGCGATTGTAGCTGAACCTGCAGGTGCTTTATCGATCGCTTCACTCGATTTCTATAAAGATCAAATTAAAGGGAAAAACGTTGTTTGTGTCATTAGTGGGGGGAATAATGATATTAACCGGATGCAGGAAATTCAGGAACGCTCCTTGATTTATGAAGGGTTAAAACACTATTTCATTGTTCATTTTCCGCAGAGGGCTGGTGCCTTAAAGGAATTTATGGCTGATGTATTAGGACCAACTGATGATATTACCCGCTTCGAATATACAAAAAAGAACAACCGAGATCGAGGACCAGTTTTAGCAGGGATCGAACTTAAGCATAAAGAAGATTATGAACCTTTGATTGAGCGTTTAAATCGAAAAGGGTTTTCTTATATTGAAATTAATAAAGATCAGGACCTCTTTAACCTGCTTATCTGA
- a CDS encoding potassium transporter TrkG, whose product MLKSKSTIQSFRYIFITYVGTIVLFAILYLLPFSHYGSLQAVDSLFISTSALSVTGLSSVNISTDFTRIGQALLIIEMQLGGIGILVLVSYLFLMMGKKLTMSSMLLISKDQNQSQLKTIRSLSLSVLMIALTVEAIGFSLMFNAISEQYSSVKEAVFVTVFHSVASFTNAGFDLFGDSLISYQHNWLLLLTSATMIFLGSLGFPTIVEYILGFRKKKSLFTKVNIRLHSSLFLIGLMVYFFLEYNGVFNHLSLWDKFVNVVFLSATSRNGGLTTVDISTLDITTVLILMSLMFIGGSSSSTGGGLRLTTFAVLLAKMVSVAKSEEYTTLFKKTISQDSINKSFLIFLSFIFLFAFSTIVLSYFESQEIILVAFEVISALTNTGLSMGITGELTGVSKLLLCMLMIIGRIGVFSFIYAVFKIEKSRTRYIKEDLAVG is encoded by the coding sequence ATGCTAAAATCCAAATCAACGATTCAATCATTTCGTTATATTTTTATCACATACGTAGGAACCATCGTCTTATTTGCCATTCTTTATTTGCTGCCTTTTTCGCATTACGGATCACTACAAGCGGTTGATTCGCTTTTTATCTCAACAAGTGCTCTTAGCGTAACGGGTTTATCTTCAGTAAATATTTCGACAGACTTCACTCGAATTGGACAGGCGTTATTGATTATCGAAATGCAGCTAGGAGGCATTGGAATACTGGTTCTTGTCAGCTATCTTTTTCTTATGATGGGAAAGAAGCTAACGATGTCAAGTATGCTGTTAATTTCTAAAGACCAAAATCAATCACAGCTTAAAACCATTCGATCCTTAAGTTTGTCAGTATTAATGATCGCCTTAACAGTTGAAGCTATTGGATTTAGTCTCATGTTCAATGCCATAAGTGAACAATATAGTTCAGTTAAAGAAGCAGTCTTTGTTACCGTTTTTCACAGTGTTGCAAGCTTTACGAATGCAGGATTTGATTTGTTTGGAGATAGCTTAATTTCTTATCAGCACAATTGGCTATTGCTTTTGACGTCAGCTACAATGATTTTCCTTGGTAGCCTTGGATTTCCGACCATCGTTGAATACATATTAGGCTTTCGCAAAAAGAAAAGTTTATTTACAAAAGTGAATATTAGACTTCATAGTTCACTCTTTCTCATTGGACTTATGGTGTATTTCTTTTTAGAGTACAACGGCGTATTTAACCATTTATCTTTATGGGATAAGTTCGTAAATGTGGTTTTCCTTTCAGCCACCTCCCGAAACGGGGGGTTAACGACTGTCGACATTTCAACACTCGATATCACGACTGTCCTTATATTAATGAGTTTGATGTTTATAGGTGGATCTTCTTCTAGTACAGGTGGAGGACTGCGGTTAACTACTTTTGCAGTGCTTCTAGCAAAGATGGTATCTGTCGCAAAGTCTGAAGAATACACCACTTTATTTAAAAAAACCATTTCTCAGGATTCAATTAATAAATCATTTCTTATCTTTTTAAGCTTCATCTTTTTATTTGCGTTTTCGACCATTGTACTTTCTTATTTTGAATCTCAAGAAATCATTTTGGTGGCTTTTGAAGTCATTTCGGCATTAACGAATACCGGATTATCCATGGGCATCACTGGAGAACTTACAGGGGTATCAAAGCTATTGTTATGCATGCTTATGATTATTGGGCGCATTGGCGTATTTAGCTTCATTTACGCTGTATTTAAAATCGAAAAATCGAGAACACGTTACATCAAAGAAGACCTGGCTGTTGGATAG
- a CDS encoding iron-containing alcohol dehydrogenase family protein produces MHALTNIPIPSILEIRSGIRHQLDSLLHKHGFHHALFLFDAFTYDAYAESFQKSKHVTINVQKMEPGQTIQDLIAFAFTLDSYDVVVAMGGGQIIDYGKYIAFSRKLPFISIPTSASNDGFASSNCSLIVNQKKTTVPAQVPFGIIADLEVIQQAPSHFLLAGVGDLMSNITALYDWEFEERHGKGHVNAFAAMLSKKAVNSFIRTPMTDLQNPIFIKELVSSLTMGGVATVISGNSAPISGSEHLISHALDKQLSKPYMHGIQVGLATYIMANVQNHRALRMKKVFERTGFFHYVKEQKIQKSSLAEAILFAPSVKPSRYTYLHDQTFQQKALSFLECDHTLQDVLV; encoded by the coding sequence ATGCATGCATTAACGAATATTCCGATTCCTTCTATTTTGGAGATTCGTTCAGGTATTCGTCATCAGCTAGATTCTCTTCTTCATAAACACGGGTTTCATCATGCTCTGTTTTTGTTTGATGCGTTTACTTACGATGCTTATGCTGAGTCCTTTCAGAAATCCAAACACGTGACGATAAACGTTCAAAAAATGGAACCCGGTCAAACCATTCAGGATCTCATTGCATTTGCTTTTACCCTTGATTCCTATGATGTTGTCGTTGCTATGGGAGGCGGTCAGATTATTGACTACGGAAAGTATATTGCCTTTTCTAGAAAGCTCCCCTTTATCAGCATACCAACATCTGCTTCCAATGATGGTTTTGCTAGCAGCAATTGTTCTCTTATCGTTAATCAAAAAAAGACGACCGTTCCTGCACAGGTGCCTTTTGGAATTATTGCGGATCTTGAAGTGATTCAACAGGCTCCTTCTCATTTCTTACTTGCAGGAGTTGGTGACTTAATGAGTAACATTACGGCTCTGTATGATTGGGAATTTGAAGAAAGGCATGGAAAGGGTCATGTAAATGCTTTCGCAGCGATGCTTAGTAAAAAAGCGGTCAATAGTTTCATTCGAACGCCGATGACTGATCTTCAAAATCCAATCTTTATCAAAGAGCTTGTAAGTTCCTTAACGATGGGCGGTGTGGCCACCGTGATTAGTGGAAATAGTGCTCCAATTAGTGGTTCAGAGCACTTAATTTCACACGCTCTAGACAAACAATTGTCGAAACCTTATATGCATGGGATTCAAGTTGGTCTTGCTACGTACATTATGGCAAACGTCCAAAACCATCGTGCATTACGAATGAAAAAAGTGTTTGAGCGAACAGGTTTCTTTCATTATGTAAAAGAACAAAAGATTCAAAAGTCCTCTCTGGCAGAAGCGATTTTATTTGCACCATCAGTAAAACCAAGTCGCTACACATATTTACATGATCAAACCTTCCAACAAAAGGCTCTCTCTTTCTTAGAATGTGATCACACGTTACAGGACGTATTAGTATAA
- a CDS encoding MtnX-like HAD-IB family phosphatase translates to MKKWAFVSDFDGTISKKDFYWLVIDTYYPEGKPLYKKWKAGEMQDIDFLSQVFQSIDQHEEQIIQDILSLPIDEHVPSFIRTVQESGGDFYILSAGTDYYIHHILEHYGIKDVPVFSNKGYYEDKNVHLSIDENHKHYSRRYGIDKSKVIAELKETYDVVYFAGDSEPDSHPAKVADLTFAKDALQDLLKENHVPYVAVDSFLQIEEFLREKGTV, encoded by the coding sequence ATGAAAAAGTGGGCTTTTGTGTCAGATTTTGACGGAACGATTTCAAAAAAGGATTTCTACTGGCTTGTGATTGACACTTACTATCCTGAAGGTAAACCATTGTATAAGAAATGGAAAGCAGGTGAAATGCAAGATATTGATTTTCTTAGCCAGGTATTTCAATCGATTGACCAGCATGAAGAGCAAATTATTCAAGACATTCTCTCGCTACCTATTGATGAGCACGTCCCCTCTTTCATTCGAACGGTTCAGGAAAGCGGTGGGGATTTCTATATACTAAGTGCCGGCACCGATTATTACATTCATCACATTCTTGAGCATTATGGCATTAAAGACGTACCGGTATTCTCAAATAAAGGATACTATGAAGATAAAAATGTCCATTTGTCGATTGATGAAAATCATAAACATTATTCAAGACGTTACGGTATTGATAAATCAAAAGTCATTGCAGAATTAAAGGAAACCTATGATGTTGTTTATTTTGCTGGTGACAGCGAACCCGATTCGCATCCTGCGAAAGTTGCCGATCTAACTTTTGCAAAAGATGCCCTTCAAGATTTATTAAAGGAAAATCATGTGCCTTATGTTGCGGTTGATTCGTTTTTGCAGATAGAAGAATTTTTGCGTGAGAAAGGTACGGTTTAA